A stretch of Ipomoea triloba cultivar NCNSP0323 chromosome 13, ASM357664v1 DNA encodes these proteins:
- the LOC116002304 gene encoding putative UPF0481 protein At3g02645, which produces MALEKKPKHSTSFSSARLWEDRISNIFKKEAEIQFDHLPPLCVFQVPKLLIDQNPEAYTPQLIGLGPYHHLKPELYHMERYKLAALKQILDPSQILNFQHCVVDKLRQKDPMIRACYSRFMDLQEGTLAWIIAIDSLFLIHVLQTLSSSYDVRGGCLSGDNILTRDIILLENQIPVALIKEILKLVELSSPPSDDEVFSMLLRFCEAHSPLKISMETRNFNHFRQPLHLLDLMYHLIVKDQGSCSVVEVPIQEISVQQKAIVETKLIVAQEHNGQDPDTFQNFEEIINGLESIGLKHTRHVKAVSNVIPWTTISGLFRTATKIDGDDEDEITIPSVASLWRYAFITLNSCSEVILRNLVAYEASMLKSSLEFARYVNLMNGIVDTAEDVRMLRQYGVIKGTLSDQETADLFNGMKRFFTKPDKRSSIEVAIKKTNDFYDLRMIVRVYRKIKKNAHMTWKVFAVLSFILTLALLAFQTFCGSYHCSKLWAKEDG; this is translated from the exons atggcCTTAGAGAAAAAGCCAAAACATTCTACTTCATTCTCTAGTGCACGGCTATGGGAAGATAGAATAAGCAATATCTTCAAGAAAGAAGCTGAAATTCAGTTTGATCATCTCCCACCCCTATGTGTCTTCCAAGTCCCAAAACTTTTGATTGATCAAAACCCAGAAGCTTACACCCCTCAGTTGATAGGCTTGGGGCCTTACCATCATCTCAAGCCCGAGCTCTATCACATGGAGAGGTACAAGCTTGCAGCCCTTAAACAGATTCTTGACCCCTCACAAATCCTCAACTTTCAACACTGTGTTGTTGATAAGTTGAGGCAAAAGGATCCTATGATTCGGGCGTGTTACAGCAGGTTCATGGACCTCCAAGAAGGTACTTTGGCTTGGATTATTGCCATTGATTCTTTGTTCTTGATCCACGTCTTGCAAACTCTTTCATCGTCCTATGATGTTCGAGGTGGATGTCTAAGTGGTGACAATATTCTCACCCGGGACATAATCCTCCTCGAGAATCAGATTCCTGTGGCTCTGATTAAGGAAATCTTGAAGCTAGTTGAACTGTCATCACCTCCCAGTGATGATGAAGTATTCTCGATGTTGTTGAGATTTTGCGAAGCCCATTCGCCGTTGAAAATCTCAATGGAAACTAGGAATTTCAATCATTTCCGACAACCTCTGCATCTGCTAGATCTCATGTACCATTTGATTGTCAAGGATCAAGGTTCTTGCAGCGTGGTTGAGGTTCCAATTCAGGAGATTTCTGTCCAACAAAAAGCCATAGTTGAAACCAAGTTGATTGTAGCTCAAGAACACAATGGCCAAGATCCAGACACGTTCCAAAACTTCGAGGAAATTATAAATGGTCTGGAGTCTATAGGTCTAAAACACACACGACATGTTAAGGCTGTCTCGAACGTGATTCCATGGACCACCATTTCAGGTTTGTTCAGGACAGCCACGAAGATCGACGGGGACGACGAAGACGAGATAACAATCCCTTCAGTGGCGTCCTTATGGCGCTACGCTT TCATCACTCTAAACTCATGCTCAGAAGTTATTCTGAGAAACCTCGTAGCGTACGAGGCTTCCATGCTAAAATCAAGCTTGGAATTTGCGCGGTATGTAAATCTGATGAATGGGATTGTGGACACTGCGGAGGATGTTAGGATGCTGAGGCAATATGGGGTCATCAAGGGCACTCTCAGTGACCAAGAAACTGCGGACCTCTTCAATGGTATGAAAAGGTTTTTCACAAAACCAGATAAGAGATCCAGCATTGAGGTTGCCATCAAGAAGACCAATGACTTCTATGATTTGAGGATGATCGTCAGGGTCTATAGGAAGATTAAGAAAAATGCACACATGACGTGGAAAGTTTTTGCTGTACTTTCATTCATTTTAACCCTCGCACTGTTGGCTTTCCAAACATTTTGTGGGTCCTACCATTGCAGCAAACTTTGGGCCAAGGAGGACGGATAG